In a genomic window of Urocitellus parryii isolate mUroPar1 chromosome 11, mUroPar1.hap1, whole genome shotgun sequence:
- the Aadacl4 gene encoding arylacetamide deacetylase-like 4 — MAVLWLVLLAGLPVFFLGVLVRAVLEHFRTAQVPRVLQHRAKVRFLHCMFLYAMAVGNILEKLRICSMPRFVRFLHDRLSIKNNREVVVTDLHFGTIPVRLFRPKATSCSLRRGILFYHGGGTIFGSLDSYHNVCSFLARETDSVLLSVGYRKAPEHHYPVAVTDCLNASIHFLKTLEAYGVDPSRVVACGESIGGGVVALITQILEGKTDLPQIRAQVLIYPVMQAINLQLPSFQQNQNVPFLSLQFMMTCVCSYLAIDLSWKDAMMKGACIPRDFWNKYRKWLSSDNLPKRFRSKDQPPETLAPFNEAAYLETKQMLDVDIAPLIAEDKIIAQLPEAFLVSCEVDMVRDDSLLYKKRLEDQGVRVTWYHVEDGFHGCLVLFDKKFFSFPCSLNVVNAVVSYVKGI; from the exons ATGGCTGTCCTGTGGCTGGTGCTCCTGGCGGGGCTGCCCGTCTTCTTCCTGGGCGTCTTGGTGCGGGCCGTGCTGGAGCACTTCCGCACTGCCCAGGTCCCCCGGGTCCTGCAGCACAGGGCCAAGGTCAGGTTTCTGCACTGCATGTTCCTGTACGCCATGGCTGTG GGGAACATACTCGAGAAGCTGAGGATTTGCTCCATGCCCAGGTTTGTCCGCTTCCTGCATGACAGACTGTCCATAAAGAACAACCGTGAAGTGGTGGTAACGGACCTGCATTTTGGGACAATCCCCGTGAGGCTGTTCCGGCCCAAGGCCACGTCCTGCAGCCTCCGGCGCGGCATCCTCTTCTACCACGGAGGGGGCACCATATTTGGCAGCCTGG ACAGTTACCACAACGTGTGCAGTTTCCTGGCCCGGGAGACGGACTCCGTGCTGCTGTCTGTCGG GTACCGCAAGGCCCCGGAGCACCATTACCCTGTGGCCGTCACAGACTGTCTCAATGCCTCCATCCACTTCCTGAAGACCCTGGAAGCCTACGGGGTGGACCCCTCCAGGGTGGTGGCCTGTGGAGAGAGCATTGGAGGAGGGGTTGTGGCCCTAATCACCCAGATCTTGGAGGGCAAAACAGATCTTCCCCAGATCCGGGCTCAGGTCCTGATTTATCCCGTTATGCAGGCCATCAATTTACAGTTACCCTCCTTTCAGCAGAACCAAAACGTCCCATTCCTTTCTCTACAATTCATGATGACATGTGTGTGTTCATACCTGGCCATTGACCTCTCCTGGAAAGACGCCATGATGAAAGGGGCTTGTATACCCCGTGATTTCTGGAACAAGTACAGGAAGTGGCTCAGCTCTGACAACCTCCCCAAGAGGTTCAGGAGCAAAGACCAGCCACCTGAGACCCTTGCACCTTTTAATGAGGCCGCCTATCTGGAAACCAAACAAATGTTGGATGTAGACATTGCACCCCTCATAGCAGAAGATAAGATCATCGCTCAGCTTCCTGAGGCCTTCCTGGTGAGCTGTGAGGTGGACATGGTCCGGGATGACTCCCTTCTGTATAAGAAGCGGTTGGAAGACCAGGGTGTCCGTGTGACCTGGTACCATGTGGAGGATGGCTTTCATGGATGCTTAGTTTTATTTGATAAGaagtttttctctttcccatgCTCCCTGAACGTTGTAAATGCTGTGGTCAGTTATGTAAAGGGCATATGA